From Nicotiana tabacum cultivar K326 chromosome 20, ASM71507v2, whole genome shotgun sequence, one genomic window encodes:
- the LOC107807951 gene encoding uncharacterized protein LOC107807951 isoform X2 — protein MFASQLLRILQTLPADANHEICVLDTAEEKPNMKGSQNGILSHSNGYKEEDSLGFPTKNFANTNVHDNSKDPLARDREDGNEFWKVPELDDSIFFDNNNEIKASSVRDDQNVDMSKVIADKRGGNPFACDFPLSNTNEIDAASMTDDQNGSLSHIINTKRGGNPFECDTKDRDQPWNIPEYECSMIVDFLDHKENKTIKSDSPFTSHSELFENNTNLYSDKGVTDHDLPELTVCYRESNFNIVKDICMDEGVPAVDKVLIESWKDDQPSTSVSVGADEDQQSNTRESVDEGSLTSSVSKVSSVEDSKKDAMTRDIEQEATGALVPNGFNPSAEDNANKNADKDSYFEDLMMIFGSKCTANGKATNASEKASSPNNVVRLEESKVNNSQKSNSDGDHSALQPDQMPSEQATLKSQTAVVSAADETNKSGPASNVLHNSKKETGASIFDFNSTKPDSNKSKEKGVENLPEDSLMSKVIAVHKDGNSDGLSAASQAHNIVDNTADNLHQKSQNVANLEDKLSDNFPPGDQGHFADGEASFSVIPASGSITYSGPIAYSGSISLRSDASTTSARSFAFPVLQNEWNSSPIRMAKAERRRLRKQKGWRQGLLCCRF, from the exons ATGTTTGCTTCACAGCTTTTGAGAATTCTCCAGACTCTACCAGCTGATGCAAACCATGAAATCTG CGTCCTTGACACAGCTGAAGAGAAGCCTAACATGAAGGGAAGTCAGAATGGGATATTAAGTCATTCAAATGGTTACAAGGAGGAAGATTCTTTAGGTTTTCCAACAAAAAACTTTGCGAATACAAATGTCCATGACAATAGCAAAGACCCTTTGGCTCGTGACAGAGAAGATGGAAATGAATTCTGGAAAGTTCCTGAACTTGATGATTCTATATTTTTTGATAACAACAATGAAATTAAAGCTTCTAGTGTGAGGGACGATCAAAATGTAGACATGTCCAAAGTAATCGCTGACAAGAGAGGTGGAAATCCTTTTGCCTGTGACTTTCCCTTAAGTAACACAAATGAAATTGATGCTGCAAGTATGACGGATGATCAAAATGGAAGCTTGTCGCATATCATCAATACCAAGAGGGGTGGAAATCCATTTGAATGTGATACAAAAGATCGAGATCAGCCATGGAATATTCCAGAATACGAGTGCTCCATGATTGTTGATTTCCTTGATCACAAAGAAAATAAAACCATAAAATCTGATTCGCCTTTTACCTCTCACTCAGAGTTGTTTGAGAATAACACAAATTTATATAGCGATAAAGGCGTCACCGATCATGATCTGCCTGAATTGACAGTTTGCTACAGAGAGAGTAATTTTAACATTGTTAAAGATATATGCATGGATGAAGGCGTACCTGCAGTCGATAAAGTTCTAATTGAAAGCTGGAAAGATGATCAACCTAGCACGTCCGTTTCTGTTGGTGCTGATGAAGACCAGCAGAGCAACACAAGGGAAAGTGTCGATGAGGGGTCGCTCACTTCATCTGTGTCGAAAGTTTCATCTGTCGAAGACTCCAAGAAGGATGCTATGACTCGTGATATAGAACAAGAGGCTACTGGAGCACTCGTTCCAAATGGTTTCAATCCCTCCGCAGAAGATAATGCCAACAAAAATGCTGATAAGGATTCTTATTTTGAGGATCTGATGATGATTTTTGGCTCAAAATGTACTGCAAATGGAAAAGCTACTAATGCATCAGAAAAGGCATCATCTCCTAATAACGTGGTTCGTTTGGAGGAGTCCAAAGTTAATAATTCTCAAAAATCTAACTCTGATGGTGATCATTCTGCTCTGCAACCTGATCAG ATGCCTTCTGAGCAAGCAACTTTGAAAAGCCAGACTGCAGTGGTCTCTGCAGCTGATGAGACAAACAAGAGTGGTCCAGCTTCCAACGTACTTCACAATAGCAAGAAGGAAACTGGAGCTAGTATTTTCGACTTCAACTCGACCAAGCCAGACTCCAACAAAAGCAAGGAAAAAGGTGTTGAAAATTTGCCTGAAGATTCTCTCATGTCAAAGGTCATCGCCGTTCACAAGGATGGTAATTCTGATGGTCTTTCAGCTGCTAGTCAAGCTCATAACATTGTGGACAATACTGCTGACAATCTtcaccaaaaatcccaaaatgtggCTAATCTTGAAGATAAACTCTCTGATAACTTTCCACCAGGTGACCAAGGTCATTTTGCTGATGGAGAGGCAAGTTTTTCTGTAATTCCTGCATCAGGTTCTATTACTTACTCGGGGCCTATAGCGTATTCTGGGAGCATCTCTCTTCGATCAGATGCCAGCACAACCAGTGCCAGATCCTTTGCCTTCCCAGT CTTACAAAATGAATGGAATAGCAGTCCAATAAGAATGGCAAAGGCAGAAAGGAGGCGTTTACGGAAACAAAAGGGTTGGAGGCAGGGTCTTCTGTGTTGTAGATTctaa
- the LOC107807951 gene encoding uncharacterized protein LOC107807951 isoform X1 produces MQTMKSDNHPLFCDSNLVSVHDSKTFECNNSVLDTAEEKPNMKGSQNGILSHSNGYKEEDSLGFPTKNFANTNVHDNSKDPLARDREDGNEFWKVPELDDSIFFDNNNEIKASSVRDDQNVDMSKVIADKRGGNPFACDFPLSNTNEIDAASMTDDQNGSLSHIINTKRGGNPFECDTKDRDQPWNIPEYECSMIVDFLDHKENKTIKSDSPFTSHSELFENNTNLYSDKGVTDHDLPELTVCYRESNFNIVKDICMDEGVPAVDKVLIESWKDDQPSTSVSVGADEDQQSNTRESVDEGSLTSSVSKVSSVEDSKKDAMTRDIEQEATGALVPNGFNPSAEDNANKNADKDSYFEDLMMIFGSKCTANGKATNASEKASSPNNVVRLEESKVNNSQKSNSDGDHSALQPDQMPSEQATLKSQTAVVSAADETNKSGPASNVLHNSKKETGASIFDFNSTKPDSNKSKEKGVENLPEDSLMSKVIAVHKDGNSDGLSAASQAHNIVDNTADNLHQKSQNVANLEDKLSDNFPPGDQGHFADGEASFSVIPASGSITYSGPIAYSGSISLRSDASTTSARSFAFPVLQNEWNSSPIRMAKAERRRLRKQKGWRQGLLCCRF; encoded by the exons ATGCAAACCATGAAATCTG ATAACCATCCTCTGTTTTGTGATTCAAACCTAGTCTCTGTGCATGATTCTAAAACATTTGAATGCAACAACAGCGTCCTTGACACAGCTGAAGAGAAGCCTAACATGAAGGGAAGTCAGAATGGGATATTAAGTCATTCAAATGGTTACAAGGAGGAAGATTCTTTAGGTTTTCCAACAAAAAACTTTGCGAATACAAATGTCCATGACAATAGCAAAGACCCTTTGGCTCGTGACAGAGAAGATGGAAATGAATTCTGGAAAGTTCCTGAACTTGATGATTCTATATTTTTTGATAACAACAATGAAATTAAAGCTTCTAGTGTGAGGGACGATCAAAATGTAGACATGTCCAAAGTAATCGCTGACAAGAGAGGTGGAAATCCTTTTGCCTGTGACTTTCCCTTAAGTAACACAAATGAAATTGATGCTGCAAGTATGACGGATGATCAAAATGGAAGCTTGTCGCATATCATCAATACCAAGAGGGGTGGAAATCCATTTGAATGTGATACAAAAGATCGAGATCAGCCATGGAATATTCCAGAATACGAGTGCTCCATGATTGTTGATTTCCTTGATCACAAAGAAAATAAAACCATAAAATCTGATTCGCCTTTTACCTCTCACTCAGAGTTGTTTGAGAATAACACAAATTTATATAGCGATAAAGGCGTCACCGATCATGATCTGCCTGAATTGACAGTTTGCTACAGAGAGAGTAATTTTAACATTGTTAAAGATATATGCATGGATGAAGGCGTACCTGCAGTCGATAAAGTTCTAATTGAAAGCTGGAAAGATGATCAACCTAGCACGTCCGTTTCTGTTGGTGCTGATGAAGACCAGCAGAGCAACACAAGGGAAAGTGTCGATGAGGGGTCGCTCACTTCATCTGTGTCGAAAGTTTCATCTGTCGAAGACTCCAAGAAGGATGCTATGACTCGTGATATAGAACAAGAGGCTACTGGAGCACTCGTTCCAAATGGTTTCAATCCCTCCGCAGAAGATAATGCCAACAAAAATGCTGATAAGGATTCTTATTTTGAGGATCTGATGATGATTTTTGGCTCAAAATGTACTGCAAATGGAAAAGCTACTAATGCATCAGAAAAGGCATCATCTCCTAATAACGTGGTTCGTTTGGAGGAGTCCAAAGTTAATAATTCTCAAAAATCTAACTCTGATGGTGATCATTCTGCTCTGCAACCTGATCAG ATGCCTTCTGAGCAAGCAACTTTGAAAAGCCAGACTGCAGTGGTCTCTGCAGCTGATGAGACAAACAAGAGTGGTCCAGCTTCCAACGTACTTCACAATAGCAAGAAGGAAACTGGAGCTAGTATTTTCGACTTCAACTCGACCAAGCCAGACTCCAACAAAAGCAAGGAAAAAGGTGTTGAAAATTTGCCTGAAGATTCTCTCATGTCAAAGGTCATCGCCGTTCACAAGGATGGTAATTCTGATGGTCTTTCAGCTGCTAGTCAAGCTCATAACATTGTGGACAATACTGCTGACAATCTtcaccaaaaatcccaaaatgtggCTAATCTTGAAGATAAACTCTCTGATAACTTTCCACCAGGTGACCAAGGTCATTTTGCTGATGGAGAGGCAAGTTTTTCTGTAATTCCTGCATCAGGTTCTATTACTTACTCGGGGCCTATAGCGTATTCTGGGAGCATCTCTCTTCGATCAGATGCCAGCACAACCAGTGCCAGATCCTTTGCCTTCCCAGT CTTACAAAATGAATGGAATAGCAGTCCAATAAGAATGGCAAAGGCAGAAAGGAGGCGTTTACGGAAACAAAAGGGTTGGAGGCAGGGTCTTCTGTGTTGTAGATTctaa
- the LOC107807951 gene encoding uncharacterized protein LOC107807951 isoform X3 — translation MKGSQNGILSHSNGYKEEDSLGFPTKNFANTNVHDNSKDPLARDREDGNEFWKVPELDDSIFFDNNNEIKASSVRDDQNVDMSKVIADKRGGNPFACDFPLSNTNEIDAASMTDDQNGSLSHIINTKRGGNPFECDTKDRDQPWNIPEYECSMIVDFLDHKENKTIKSDSPFTSHSELFENNTNLYSDKGVTDHDLPELTVCYRESNFNIVKDICMDEGVPAVDKVLIESWKDDQPSTSVSVGADEDQQSNTRESVDEGSLTSSVSKVSSVEDSKKDAMTRDIEQEATGALVPNGFNPSAEDNANKNADKDSYFEDLMMIFGSKCTANGKATNASEKASSPNNVVRLEESKVNNSQKSNSDGDHSALQPDQMPSEQATLKSQTAVVSAADETNKSGPASNVLHNSKKETGASIFDFNSTKPDSNKSKEKGVENLPEDSLMSKVIAVHKDGNSDGLSAASQAHNIVDNTADNLHQKSQNVANLEDKLSDNFPPGDQGHFADGEASFSVIPASGSITYSGPIAYSGSISLRSDASTTSARSFAFPVLQNEWNSSPIRMAKAERRRLRKQKGWRQGLLCCRF, via the exons ATGAAGGGAAGTCAGAATGGGATATTAAGTCATTCAAATGGTTACAAGGAGGAAGATTCTTTAGGTTTTCCAACAAAAAACTTTGCGAATACAAATGTCCATGACAATAGCAAAGACCCTTTGGCTCGTGACAGAGAAGATGGAAATGAATTCTGGAAAGTTCCTGAACTTGATGATTCTATATTTTTTGATAACAACAATGAAATTAAAGCTTCTAGTGTGAGGGACGATCAAAATGTAGACATGTCCAAAGTAATCGCTGACAAGAGAGGTGGAAATCCTTTTGCCTGTGACTTTCCCTTAAGTAACACAAATGAAATTGATGCTGCAAGTATGACGGATGATCAAAATGGAAGCTTGTCGCATATCATCAATACCAAGAGGGGTGGAAATCCATTTGAATGTGATACAAAAGATCGAGATCAGCCATGGAATATTCCAGAATACGAGTGCTCCATGATTGTTGATTTCCTTGATCACAAAGAAAATAAAACCATAAAATCTGATTCGCCTTTTACCTCTCACTCAGAGTTGTTTGAGAATAACACAAATTTATATAGCGATAAAGGCGTCACCGATCATGATCTGCCTGAATTGACAGTTTGCTACAGAGAGAGTAATTTTAACATTGTTAAAGATATATGCATGGATGAAGGCGTACCTGCAGTCGATAAAGTTCTAATTGAAAGCTGGAAAGATGATCAACCTAGCACGTCCGTTTCTGTTGGTGCTGATGAAGACCAGCAGAGCAACACAAGGGAAAGTGTCGATGAGGGGTCGCTCACTTCATCTGTGTCGAAAGTTTCATCTGTCGAAGACTCCAAGAAGGATGCTATGACTCGTGATATAGAACAAGAGGCTACTGGAGCACTCGTTCCAAATGGTTTCAATCCCTCCGCAGAAGATAATGCCAACAAAAATGCTGATAAGGATTCTTATTTTGAGGATCTGATGATGATTTTTGGCTCAAAATGTACTGCAAATGGAAAAGCTACTAATGCATCAGAAAAGGCATCATCTCCTAATAACGTGGTTCGTTTGGAGGAGTCCAAAGTTAATAATTCTCAAAAATCTAACTCTGATGGTGATCATTCTGCTCTGCAACCTGATCAG ATGCCTTCTGAGCAAGCAACTTTGAAAAGCCAGACTGCAGTGGTCTCTGCAGCTGATGAGACAAACAAGAGTGGTCCAGCTTCCAACGTACTTCACAATAGCAAGAAGGAAACTGGAGCTAGTATTTTCGACTTCAACTCGACCAAGCCAGACTCCAACAAAAGCAAGGAAAAAGGTGTTGAAAATTTGCCTGAAGATTCTCTCATGTCAAAGGTCATCGCCGTTCACAAGGATGGTAATTCTGATGGTCTTTCAGCTGCTAGTCAAGCTCATAACATTGTGGACAATACTGCTGACAATCTtcaccaaaaatcccaaaatgtggCTAATCTTGAAGATAAACTCTCTGATAACTTTCCACCAGGTGACCAAGGTCATTTTGCTGATGGAGAGGCAAGTTTTTCTGTAATTCCTGCATCAGGTTCTATTACTTACTCGGGGCCTATAGCGTATTCTGGGAGCATCTCTCTTCGATCAGATGCCAGCACAACCAGTGCCAGATCCTTTGCCTTCCCAGT CTTACAAAATGAATGGAATAGCAGTCCAATAAGAATGGCAAAGGCAGAAAGGAGGCGTTTACGGAAACAAAAGGGTTGGAGGCAGGGTCTTCTGTGTTGTAGATTctaa